From Gordonia crocea, the proteins below share one genomic window:
- a CDS encoding TetR/AcrR family transcriptional regulator yields MSADAVEPLAEGQPSRGRPRDADVDRKIIEAARSVYGERGWAGFSFGAVCRAAGVSKDAMYRRYASREDLLVAALHEEPIPINFDADADLRDQLIEIASLTLAAFASPEGMIPFRAFVDAATNPEVGELYYQQVAVAHVRYMYDLTNRAITEGRFSAIDRPTAFIDGLLGGLIMHVLATPPDKRSKMVAHADDFVRDHVDLILRGAGYDFDRG; encoded by the coding sequence ATGTCTGCCGACGCCGTCGAACCGCTCGCCGAGGGGCAACCGTCCCGCGGCCGGCCCCGCGACGCCGACGTCGACCGCAAGATCATCGAGGCGGCCCGCAGCGTCTACGGCGAACGCGGTTGGGCCGGGTTCAGTTTCGGCGCGGTGTGCAGGGCGGCCGGGGTCAGCAAAGACGCGATGTACCGGCGTTACGCGTCGCGCGAAGACCTCCTCGTCGCGGCGCTGCACGAGGAACCGATCCCGATCAACTTCGACGCCGATGCCGATCTGCGCGACCAGCTCATCGAGATCGCCTCGCTGACGTTGGCGGCCTTCGCGTCGCCGGAGGGGATGATCCCGTTTCGCGCCTTCGTCGACGCCGCCACCAACCCCGAGGTCGGCGAGCTCTACTACCAGCAGGTCGCCGTCGCGCACGTCCGGTACATGTACGACTTGACCAACCGGGCGATCACGGAGGGCCGCTTCTCGGCGATCGACCGGCCCACCGCTTTCATCGACGGACTGCTGGGCGGGTTGATCATGCACGTGCTGGCGACCCCGCCGGACAAACGCAGCAAGATGGTCGCCCACGCCGACGACTTCGTCCGCGACCACGTCGATCTGATCCTGCGGGGCGCGGGTTACGACTTCGACCGCGGGTGA
- a CDS encoding MFS transporter, producing the protein MVGTTIEFFDFYIYATAAVFVFPTLFFPKGNDTAALLASFAIFGVAFVARPVGSMIFGHFGDRIGRKATLVGSLLTMGIATFIIGLLPTFSAVGYLAPVLLALMRFCQGVGLGGEWSGAALLATETAQEGKRGWAAMWPQLGAPLGFLMANGVYLALMVTMGFDKDSSPTDHPFYVWGWRVPFLASAVIVIVGLYVRLRLTETPVFTAAVEAGEKVRAPLATVFRTSWRPLILGTFIMLATYTLFYLMTAWVSAYGTKKSETTNLAIEATRFIELQLIAVLFFAAFVPMSGWLADRLGRKPVLIAITIGMVVFGLTFTKVIGPGVATEGTMLGFLIVGMTLMGLTFGPMSAVLPELFPTNVRYTGSGISYNVASILGAAVAPFIATALADRYGVGAVGHYLAVAAGITLIALILAPETRDVELTKV; encoded by the coding sequence ATGGTGGGCACCACTATCGAGTTCTTCGACTTTTACATCTATGCGACGGCCGCCGTCTTCGTCTTCCCGACGCTCTTCTTCCCGAAGGGCAACGACACGGCGGCCCTGCTCGCCTCCTTCGCGATCTTCGGCGTCGCCTTCGTCGCACGCCCGGTGGGGTCGATGATCTTCGGCCACTTCGGCGACCGGATCGGCCGCAAGGCCACCCTCGTCGGATCGCTGTTGACCATGGGGATCGCGACGTTCATCATCGGCCTGCTGCCGACCTTCAGTGCCGTCGGCTACCTCGCGCCGGTCCTGCTCGCCCTGATGCGCTTCTGCCAGGGCGTCGGCCTCGGCGGCGAATGGTCGGGCGCGGCGCTGCTGGCCACCGAGACGGCGCAGGAGGGCAAGCGCGGCTGGGCGGCGATGTGGCCGCAGCTCGGTGCGCCGCTGGGCTTCCTGATGGCCAACGGGGTCTACCTGGCGCTGATGGTCACCATGGGATTCGACAAGGACTCCTCGCCGACCGACCACCCGTTCTACGTGTGGGGTTGGCGGGTGCCGTTCCTGGCGAGCGCGGTGATCGTGATCGTCGGGCTGTATGTGCGGCTGCGGCTGACTGAGACGCCGGTGTTCACCGCCGCCGTCGAAGCCGGTGAGAAGGTCCGGGCCCCGCTGGCGACGGTGTTCCGCACCTCGTGGCGCCCGTTGATCCTGGGCACCTTCATCATGTTGGCCACCTACACGCTCTTCTATCTGATGACGGCGTGGGTGAGTGCCTACGGCACCAAGAAGTCGGAGACGACGAACCTGGCGATCGAGGCGACCCGGTTCATCGAACTGCAATTGATCGCGGTGCTGTTCTTCGCCGCCTTCGTCCCCATGTCCGGCTGGCTGGCCGACCGGCTCGGGCGCAAGCCGGTGCTGATCGCCATCACCATCGGCATGGTCGTCTTCGGCCTCACCTTCACCAAGGTGATCGGTCCGGGGGTGGCCACCGAGGGCACCATGCTCGGCTTCCTGATCGTCGGCATGACGCTGATGGGGTTGACCTTCGGGCCGATGAGCGCCGTGCTCCCGGAACTGTTCCCCACCAACGTCCGCTACACCGGCTCGGGGATCTCCTACAACGTCGCCTCCATCCTCGGCGCCGCGGTCGCCCCGTTCATCGCAACCGCGCTGGCGGACCGGTACGGCGTCGGCGCGGTGGGCCACTATCTCGCGGTCGCCGCCGGGATCACCCTGATCGCGCTGATCCTCGCGCCGGAGACCCGCGACGTGGAGCTGACCAAGGTCTGA
- a CDS encoding ATP-dependent DNA ligase: MLLGDVAATSGRVGQTRGRTEKTAAIADLLRRAGAEEIATVTAWLSGELPQGRIGVGWSSLRNLSRQPPAVAAGLTVAAVDEVFTRIAAVHGPGSAGIRAGLVTELFAAATADEQHFLRGLLSGEIRQGALAGVVTDAVAAATAIPTPVVRRAVMLSGSLPATARLAVTDGADALDALGIVVGRPLMPMLATPAASVAQAWEELGPTVVLDAKYDGARIQVHRNGSEISVFTRSLRDITGAVPEVVRLVGELPCRSVILDGETMAVTDDGRPRPFQETMSGFGDGGTALQPYFFDCLHLDGADLIDEPLVERLSALDAVAGGLRIPSSAVTSAAGVAELFDAAVAAGHEGVMVKAPDGRYAAGRRGRTWQKIKPVHTVDLVVLAAEWGSGRRRGRLSNIHLGARDPDGGPPIMVGKTFKGMTDELLAWQTAVFGEHETGRDEHTVYLRPHFVVEIAIDGVQRSTRYPGGVALRFARVVRYRPDKAPDDATSVVELRDLDRDGPTRRDRGPTRRD, from the coding sequence CTGCTGCTCGGCGACGTCGCCGCGACCTCGGGCCGCGTCGGGCAGACGCGGGGGCGCACGGAGAAGACGGCGGCGATCGCCGATCTGCTCCGCCGGGCGGGGGCCGAGGAGATCGCGACGGTCACCGCGTGGCTCTCCGGCGAGTTGCCGCAGGGGCGGATCGGGGTCGGGTGGTCGAGCCTGCGGAATCTCAGCCGACAGCCACCGGCGGTCGCGGCGGGTCTCACCGTCGCCGCGGTGGACGAGGTCTTCACCCGGATCGCCGCCGTTCACGGCCCGGGTTCGGCCGGGATCCGGGCCGGATTGGTCACCGAGCTGTTCGCCGCGGCCACCGCCGACGAACAACACTTCCTGCGCGGACTCCTCTCCGGCGAGATCCGGCAGGGCGCGCTGGCCGGAGTGGTCACCGACGCGGTGGCTGCGGCCACGGCCATCCCCACCCCGGTGGTGCGCCGGGCGGTGATGCTGTCCGGGTCGTTGCCGGCGACGGCCCGGCTGGCGGTCACCGATGGTGCCGACGCGTTGGACGCCCTGGGCATCGTCGTGGGCCGACCGCTGATGCCGATGCTGGCGACACCGGCCGCGTCGGTGGCGCAGGCGTGGGAGGAGTTGGGGCCGACCGTCGTCCTCGACGCGAAGTACGACGGCGCGCGAATCCAGGTGCACCGCAACGGGTCCGAGATCTCGGTATTCACCAGATCGCTGCGCGACATCACTGGCGCGGTCCCCGAGGTGGTCCGGTTGGTCGGCGAACTCCCTTGTCGCAGCGTCATTCTCGACGGTGAGACGATGGCGGTCACCGACGATGGGCGGCCGCGCCCATTCCAGGAGACGATGAGCGGATTCGGCGACGGCGGTACCGCGTTGCAGCCCTACTTCTTCGACTGCCTCCATCTCGACGGTGCCGATCTGATCGACGAGCCCCTCGTCGAGCGTCTGTCTGCCTTGGACGCGGTCGCCGGGGGGTTGCGAATTCCAAGTAGTGCGGTGACCAGTGCCGCCGGGGTCGCGGAGCTGTTCGACGCCGCGGTCGCGGCCGGGCACGAGGGGGTGATGGTCAAGGCGCCCGACGGGCGGTACGCGGCGGGCCGCCGGGGACGGACATGGCAGAAGATCAAGCCCGTCCACACCGTCGACCTCGTCGTGCTGGCGGCGGAATGGGGATCGGGTCGTCGTCGGGGCCGGTTGTCCAACATCCACCTCGGTGCGCGCGACCCGGACGGGGGTCCGCCGATCATGGTCGGCAAGACGTTCAAGGGCATGACCGACGAATTATTGGCGTGGCAGACGGCCGTGTTCGGCGAGCATGAGACCGGGCGCGACGAGCACACGGTGTACCTGCGCCCGCATTTCGTCGTCGAGATCGCCATCGACGGGGTCCAGCGCAGCACGCGCTATCCCGGCGGGGTCGCGCTGCGCTTCGCGCGGGTGGTCCGCTACCGGCCCGACAAGGCCCCGGACGATGCGACCAGCGTCGTCGAACTGCGCGACTTGGACCGTGACGGGCCCACTCGGCGAGATCGAGGGCCCACTCGGCGGGATTGA